In a single window of the Panthera leo isolate Ple1 chromosome A1, P.leo_Ple1_pat1.1, whole genome shotgun sequence genome:
- the PAIP2 gene encoding polyadenylate-binding protein-interacting protein 2, whose amino-acid sequence MKDPSRSSTSPSIINEDVIINGHSHEDDNPFAEYMWMENEEEFNRQIEEELWEEEFIERCFQEMLEEEEEHEWFIPARDLPQTMDQIQDQFNDLVISDGSSLEDLVVKSNLNPNAKEFVPGVKY is encoded by the exons ATGAAAGATCCAAGTCGCAGCAGTACTAGCCCAAGCATCATCAATGAAGATGTGATTATTAATGGTCATTCTCATGAAGATGACAATCCATTTGCAGAGTACATGTGGATGGAAAATGAAGAGGAATTCAACAGACAA ATAGAAGAGGAGTTATGGGAAGAAGAATTTATTGAACGCTGTTTCCAAGAAATgctggaagaagaagaggaacatGAGTGGTTTATTCCAGCTCGAGATCTCCCACAAACTATGGACCAAATCCAAGACCAATTTAATGACCTTGTTATCAGTGATGGCTCTTCTCTGGAAGATCTTGtg GTCAAGAGCAATCTGAATCCAAATGCAAAGGAGTTTGTTCCTGGGGTGAAGTACTAA